In Paenibacillus sp. FSL M7-0420, a single genomic region encodes these proteins:
- a CDS encoding MerR family transcriptional regulator, protein MNTYTAKQLAEVLQNEDPQMNLRTVRYYTQIGMLPPLELVGNKRAYTDSHLHYLRAILVLTRSGETLASAQEKLAGLTMDEIMKLGDNLRLYQSDQMLQSELHVVSEDVILSVSPRISTALKEKMLETITRLLQEEGQV, encoded by the coding sequence ATGAATACCTACACCGCGAAGCAGTTGGCTGAAGTGCTACAGAATGAAGATCCGCAGATGAATCTGCGGACGGTCAGGTATTATACGCAGATCGGGATGTTGCCGCCGCTGGAACTGGTGGGCAATAAGAGGGCGTATACAGATAGTCATTTGCATTATTTACGGGCGATCCTTGTATTAACCAGGAGCGGCGAGACGTTGGCCTCGGCCCAAGAGAAGTTAGCCGGACTGACGATGGACGAAATCATGAAGCTGGGCGATAACCTGCGGCTTTACCAATCGGATCAGATGCTCCAGAGTGAGCTGCATGTTGTTAGTGAGGATGTCATTCTCTCCGTTAGTCCGCGCATCTCAACGGCGCTGAAGGAGAAGATGCTTGAGACGATTACTAGACTACTTCAAGAGGAGGGGCAGGTATGA
- a CDS encoding LysR substrate-binding domain-containing protein, which yields MDIRKLQYFVAVAEELHFHRAAEKLNMTQPPLTQQIQALEQELGVKLFERNKRQVRLTPAGSVFWEEATRILSQLERSIRTVQLASQGIIGHLNIAFIGSAEGGIMVDVLKIFRQRFPQIQLNLLEMTSAQQWQALHDGNIHIGFLRFIEPAKNISHCSLINETLVAVLPDQHPLAKLPALPVSALRSEPFVFFPRKHGLPFHDLIMGFCAEHDVYPQVVQEAVQMYTIVNLVAANLGVSIVPSSVSVFQRSGVVFRPFEENAPPVPFYAAWRTDTNQAILSAFIEILQEHNSR from the coding sequence ATGGATATACGAAAATTACAATACTTCGTTGCGGTGGCGGAAGAGCTTCATTTCCATCGTGCCGCAGAGAAATTAAATATGACACAGCCTCCGTTGACTCAGCAGATTCAAGCGCTGGAACAAGAGCTTGGCGTGAAGCTGTTTGAACGGAACAAACGTCAAGTCCGCCTCACACCAGCGGGATCTGTTTTTTGGGAGGAAGCCACCCGGATCTTATCTCAACTGGAGCGGTCTATTCGAACGGTACAACTGGCAAGCCAAGGCATCATTGGACATTTAAATATAGCTTTCATCGGTTCAGCAGAGGGCGGCATCATGGTCGATGTGCTCAAAATCTTCCGGCAACGGTTCCCTCAAATACAGCTGAACCTGCTGGAGATGACTTCTGCCCAGCAATGGCAGGCCTTGCATGACGGCAACATCCATATTGGATTCCTTCGCTTCATTGAGCCGGCCAAGAACATTAGTCATTGCAGCCTGATCAACGAAACTCTGGTTGCCGTGTTGCCTGATCAACATCCGCTGGCCAAGCTTCCTGCATTGCCAGTGTCCGCTTTGCGTTCTGAGCCTTTTGTCTTCTTTCCGCGTAAGCACGGCCTTCCTTTTCATGATCTGATTATGGGCTTCTGTGCTGAGCATGATGTTTACCCTCAGGTTGTACAGGAAGCCGTGCAGATGTATACCATTGTTAACCTTGTGGCAGCGAACCTGGGGGTTTCCATTGTCCCTTCTTCAGTTTCCGTCTTCCAGCGCAGCGGGGTCGTGTTCAGACCCTTCGAAGAAAATGCGCCGCCTGTTCCCTTCTACGCTGCCTGGAGAACGGATACGAATCAGGCCATCCTCTCTGCATTTATAGAGATTTTACAAGAGCATAATTCCAGGTGA
- a CDS encoding AAA family ATPase: protein MKLPLFIITGASGVGKTTVMHELRQQLPEFVLFSTDDDHFGTTGKKLEYQDRYNLLLHAAHAVALSGRGTVICGTMMPWDAEKCDAYSTFSEVHFINLHCDDATRNARLRSREDAATWTEDMLRQHEVFAQWLLNHAETDYDPPMPTFDSASTPPAALAEQIKEYIKGKWKSSTGIVS from the coding sequence ATGAAATTGCCATTGTTTATTATCACAGGAGCCAGCGGCGTAGGCAAGACAACGGTTATGCACGAGCTGAGGCAGCAGCTGCCTGAATTTGTGCTGTTCAGTACGGATGATGATCATTTCGGAACGACAGGGAAGAAGCTGGAGTATCAGGACCGCTACAACCTGCTGCTACATGCTGCCCATGCTGTTGCTTTGTCTGGACGAGGGACGGTGATCTGCGGGACTATGATGCCATGGGATGCGGAGAAATGTGATGCCTACAGCACATTCAGTGAAGTGCACTTTATTAACCTGCATTGTGACGATGCCACCCGAAATGCCCGTCTGCGCAGCCGTGAGGATGCGGCGACCTGGACAGAGGATATGCTTAGGCAGCATGAGGTATTTGCCCAGTGGCTGCTGAATCATGCGGAGACGGATTATGATCCGCCGATGCCTACGTTTGACTCGGCTTCTACACCTCCGGCCGCGCTGGCGGAACAGATCAAGGAGTATATTAAGGGGAAATGGAAGAGTAGCACGGGAATTGTCTCTTAG
- a CDS encoding CD3324 family protein translates to MNYENAGDVLPEKLLQEVKKYAAGKLLYVPQDNHKKAWGEVSGHRQVLVRRNQLILNKFLHGTPICELSKEYFLSEETLKRIVYSKKDTNKLDYHPTTKSAKAYSEAGMLEEWVHTYVLFGRRNKGFSEGLRLMDRCYLGPHVMPLTLFSRSSGPESGMKWRVDREYFEQKVIRWTKRIQVGEDTPPLIVNYAQGKLELNCGNPLLEALNRVGVSEYPVIIWVTELADYEQCLEDYAMHV, encoded by the coding sequence ATGAACTATGAGAATGCCGGGGATGTTCTGCCGGAGAAGCTGTTACAGGAAGTGAAGAAATATGCGGCAGGCAAGCTGCTGTATGTTCCACAGGATAACCATAAGAAAGCCTGGGGCGAGGTATCGGGCCACCGCCAGGTTCTGGTCAGACGCAATCAGCTGATCCTTAATAAATTCCTGCACGGAACCCCGATCTGTGAGCTGTCGAAGGAGTACTTTCTGTCTGAGGAGACGCTCAAACGAATTGTGTATTCCAAGAAGGATACGAATAAACTGGATTACCATCCCACCACCAAATCCGCCAAAGCCTATTCGGAAGCAGGTATGCTGGAAGAGTGGGTTCATACGTATGTACTGTTCGGCCGGCGCAACAAGGGGTTCTCTGAGGGGTTACGGCTGATGGACAGATGTTATCTGGGGCCACATGTGATGCCGCTCACCTTGTTCAGCAGATCCAGCGGACCGGAGAGTGGCATGAAGTGGAGGGTGGACCGGGAGTATTTTGAGCAGAAGGTGATCCGCTGGACGAAGCGAATTCAAGTTGGCGAAGATACTCCGCCGCTCATAGTGAACTATGCACAAGGGAAGTTGGAGCTGAATTGCGGCAATCCATTGCTGGAAGCGCTTAACCGCGTCGGAGTGAGCGAATATCCTGTAATCATCTGGGTGACGGAGTTAGCGGATTATGAGCAGTGTCTGGAAGATTACGCTATGCACGTATAA
- the helD gene encoding RNA polymerase recycling motor HelD, giving the protein MEKVSSWEQEQEWLEQVKEKLKAGIAELEPEVGQLKEQATDIRRRFWEEVTVNTSTEEDFEESFFTITQQDAVLSERERSHARKLRQWKNMQRLLPSPYFGRIDFHEEGQKAVEQVYIGVSSFIEEDGLSFVVYDWRTPIASLYYDYPPGKAAFDTPGGRISGTMELKRQYQIRDGQLQHLFDSSVTIGDELLQQVLGKGADSQMKSIVATIQAEQNAIIRNDTSRMLIVQGAAGSGKTSAALQRVAYLLYKHRERLTADQIVLFSPNPMFNSYVSTVLPELGEENMQQTTFQEYLETWLGQDYRIEDSFDQMEYVLTAQQEEGYEARLKGVGYKASEAFLRALQGYAQWLKLEGMLFKDICFRDRVLISGQQIKSKLYSYDPSIRLPNRVELVQKWLLTELAGLQKEEQGAAWVEEEMNYLDNDQYAEVHGKLHREKGVFDFAEKYLRLQELLVHKREQDEGDFDYAEREEALLGEMIVKEQFKPLRRGIRKFTFIDMAGLYRQLFSDETAYREMTGEAEVPELWPEICAQTRKMLDSGTLWYEDATPYLYLKELIEGVRTNTQVRHIFVDEGQDYSMFQYEFLKKLFPRARMTVLGDFGQAIFTQATNLYGSSSPLLKLYGEEETNQFLLVRSYRSTFEIVEFTKRLLPGGEAIVAFERRGRKPVLAKLDNHELRAERIVKDLAELQAEGYSSIAVITKTAAESRETYECLTARGSAPELKLITKNTPTFEKGIQVIPAYLAKGVEFDAVLIYDASAQTYHRESERKLFYTACTRAMHRLQLFTAGEWTPFVGGVDGALYEQTVATL; this is encoded by the coding sequence ATGGAGAAGGTAAGCAGCTGGGAGCAGGAGCAGGAGTGGCTGGAGCAGGTGAAGGAGAAGCTGAAAGCGGGGATCGCTGAGCTGGAGCCGGAGGTCGGGCAGCTGAAGGAGCAGGCCACAGACATCCGCCGGAGATTCTGGGAAGAGGTAACGGTCAATACGAGTACGGAGGAGGATTTCGAAGAGAGCTTTTTCACCATTACCCAGCAGGACGCAGTCCTGTCAGAACGGGAACGCAGTCATGCGCGGAAGCTGCGGCAATGGAAGAATATGCAACGGCTGCTGCCGTCGCCTTATTTTGGGCGGATAGATTTTCATGAGGAGGGTCAGAAGGCTGTGGAACAGGTCTATATCGGAGTGTCCTCCTTCATCGAAGAGGATGGTCTGAGCTTCGTGGTCTATGACTGGCGGACCCCGATTGCGAGCCTGTACTACGACTATCCGCCGGGAAAAGCAGCCTTCGACACACCTGGAGGACGGATTAGCGGAACGATGGAACTGAAGCGGCAGTACCAGATCCGTGACGGTCAGCTCCAGCATTTGTTCGATTCTAGCGTTACAATCGGAGATGAACTGCTCCAGCAGGTGCTTGGCAAAGGCGCAGATTCACAAATGAAGAGCATCGTAGCCACGATTCAGGCCGAGCAGAACGCGATTATCCGTAACGATACCAGCCGGATGCTTATTGTGCAAGGAGCGGCGGGCAGCGGCAAAACCTCGGCAGCGCTCCAGCGCGTAGCCTATCTGCTGTACAAACACCGGGAGCGGCTCACGGCGGATCAGATCGTATTATTTTCCCCGAACCCGATGTTCAACAGCTATGTATCCACCGTTCTTCCGGAGCTGGGTGAAGAGAATATGCAGCAGACGACCTTTCAGGAGTATCTGGAAACGTGGCTGGGTCAGGATTACCGGATAGAAGATTCGTTCGATCAGATGGAATACGTGCTTACCGCTCAGCAGGAAGAGGGTTATGAAGCCCGTCTTAAGGGAGTCGGATATAAGGCGTCGGAAGCCTTCCTCCGGGCACTTCAGGGTTATGCGCAGTGGCTGAAGCTGGAGGGGATGCTGTTCAAGGACATTTGCTTCCGGGACCGCGTGTTAATCTCGGGGCAGCAGATCAAGAGCAAGCTGTACAGCTATGATCCTTCGATTCGTCTGCCGAACCGGGTGGAGCTGGTGCAGAAATGGCTGCTCACCGAGCTGGCGGGACTACAGAAGGAGGAGCAAGGGGCAGCCTGGGTAGAGGAAGAGATGAATTACCTCGACAATGACCAATATGCTGAAGTGCACGGTAAGCTGCACAGAGAGAAGGGCGTGTTCGACTTCGCGGAGAAATACCTTCGCCTGCAGGAGCTGCTGGTGCATAAGCGGGAGCAGGATGAAGGGGACTTCGATTACGCCGAGCGGGAGGAGGCGCTGCTGGGAGAGATGATCGTGAAGGAGCAGTTCAAACCGCTGAGACGGGGGATCAGGAAGTTCACCTTTATCGACATGGCCGGGCTCTACCGTCAATTGTTCAGTGATGAAACGGCCTACAGGGAAATGACAGGTGAAGCGGAGGTACCGGAGCTATGGCCGGAGATCTGTGCGCAGACCCGGAAGATGCTGGATAGCGGGACACTCTGGTATGAAGATGCGACCCCGTATTTGTATTTAAAAGAGCTGATCGAGGGTGTGCGGACGAATACGCAGGTGCGGCATATTTTCGTGGATGAAGGCCAGGATTATTCCATGTTCCAGTATGAGTTCCTCAAAAAGCTGTTTCCGCGTGCCCGCATGACGGTGCTGGGAGACTTCGGCCAGGCGATCTTCACGCAGGCGACGAATCTGTATGGAAGCAGCTCACCGCTGCTAAAGCTCTATGGAGAAGAAGAGACTAACCAGTTCCTGCTGGTCCGCAGCTACCGCTCGACCTTTGAGATTGTGGAGTTCACGAAGCGGCTGCTGCCCGGCGGCGAGGCGATTGTGGCTTTTGAGCGGAGGGGCCGGAAGCCTGTATTGGCTAAGCTGGACAATCATGAGTTGAGGGCGGAGCGAATCGTGAAAGATCTCGCGGAGCTTCAGGCTGAAGGCTATAGCTCCATCGCTGTGATTACGAAGACGGCCGCAGAGAGCAGAGAAACTTATGAGTGCCTGACGGCTCGAGGTAGCGCCCCGGAGCTGAAGCTGATTACAAAGAACACGCCAACTTTTGAAAAAGGAATACAGGTGATCCCTGCCTATCTCGCCAAAGGCGTCGAATTTGACGCGGTGCTAATCTACGATGCTTCTGCGCAGACGTATCATAGGGAGAGCGAGCGGAAGCTTTTTTATACGGCATGTACTCGGGCTATGCACCGGCTGCAGTTGTTTACTGCGGGGGAGTGGACGCCGTTTGTCGGTGGGGTAGATGGGGCGTTGTATGAGCAGACAGTAGCTACGCTATAG
- a CDS encoding DUF4064 domain-containing protein, giving the protein MKCKLSKKLEICKYRYIQISKKVVIFSCEIITMGGFGMFAMGLIGGITGIIASLLAMAIGGVDAAFSDSGTSSITGLAVSALLFSILGIVGSAFSKSKPKLAGYLMLVSGVAGAISISLFYVLSGVLLIVAGFMGVLSKKKAGNSTVPPVFE; this is encoded by the coding sequence TTGAAATGTAAATTGTCGAAAAAGTTAGAAATATGTAAATATAGGTATATACAAATATCTAAAAAAGTAGTAATATTCTCCTGTGAAATAATTACCATGGGGGGATTTGGAATGTTTGCAATGGGTCTAATTGGTGGTATTACTGGTATTATCGCCTCACTCTTAGCGATGGCTATCGGAGGCGTTGATGCTGCTTTTTCGGATAGTGGGACTTCAAGTATTACAGGGTTGGCAGTTTCTGCGTTACTATTCAGTATTTTGGGAATAGTTGGTTCTGCGTTCTCTAAAAGCAAGCCAAAACTAGCTGGATATCTTATGTTGGTTAGTGGTGTAGCTGGGGCTATCAGTATTTCGTTGTTCTACGTTCTTTCAGGAGTACTACTTATCGTGGCTGGATTCATGGGAGTTTTAAGTAAGAAGAAAGCTGGAAATTCCACAGTTCCTCCTGTATTTGAATAA
- a CDS encoding RNA polymerase sigma factor, which translates to MQQPMTRPGHPVMKSYEQYADMLYRIALVHLGSRQDAEEATQDTFIKLMEKAPVFKDDEHQKAWLIRVITNHCKNLLGRGWRKREVKLEGVEPVTADNPEELAVLQLVLALPVKYKTVIHLYYYEDYPVQEISRILQISESAVKMRLQRGRQLLRLELEGAEAE; encoded by the coding sequence ATGCAGCAACCCATGACCCGGCCGGGCCATCCTGTGATGAAGAGCTACGAACAATATGCAGATATGCTGTACCGGATTGCCCTGGTTCATCTGGGCAGCCGCCAGGATGCCGAAGAGGCTACGCAGGACACCTTCATCAAGCTGATGGAGAAGGCTCCCGTATTCAAGGATGACGAACACCAGAAGGCCTGGCTGATCCGGGTCATCACCAATCATTGCAAGAATCTGCTGGGCAGAGGCTGGCGCAAGCGCGAGGTCAAGCTCGAAGGGGTGGAGCCGGTCACGGCCGATAACCCCGAGGAGCTGGCGGTCTTGCAGCTCGTGCTGGCCCTGCCGGTGAAGTATAAGACTGTGATTCATCTGTACTATTACGAGGATTATCCCGTCCAGGAGATCAGCAGAATTCTGCAGATCAGCGAGTCTGCCGTGAAGATGAGACTTCAGCGCGGACGTCAGCTGTTAAGACTGGAACTGGAAGGAGCAGAAGCGGAATGA
- a CDS encoding family 16 glycosylhydrolase yields MKRIYVTQPGFKRKVLSLLLVLLLLSGIGQLPASGIRTAEAAGTTVTSMAYFSAADGPVISKSGVGQASYGFVMPVFNGGSASWSDVSDDVGVKVKVNGNWVDIDSAGGFVYNQNWGHWSDGGQNGYWFTLSATTEIQLHSKANSGVTLNYTLAFQNLNKTTITAMTPTQGPQITAGFTGGAGFTYPTFNNDPALTYEAVADDLKVYVKPVNSSTWIDIDNNAASGWIYDSNFGQFTEGGGGYWFTITESINVKLESKTSSANVIYTLTFNQPVRASYVLSAYEGTAFTADNNGSIGFPLPKIDGGAPIGSELNKYVYQIKIGGQWVDLSNSAQSGFVYAGNGYNNMSAANQWGYWADYVYGLWFQPIQENMEIRIGYPLNGQQGGNIGSNYVYYTFTGNPNAPRPDESDQEDITLGTPSDPAVAGMNLLWQDEFSGTALDTSKWNYEQGYYITNDPNSWGWGNNELQHYTNSTENVFVQNGQLNIRAKNDPKSFPQDPNRYAQYSSGKINTKDHLSFQYGRVDIRAKLPTGNGIWPALWMLPQDAAYGAWAASGEIDIMEAKGRLPGTTSGAVHFGGQWPVNKYIAGEYHFPQGQTFANDYHVYSMVWEEDNVKWYVDGKFFFKVNKEQWYSVAAPNNPNAPFDKPFYLIMNLAVGGHFDGGLTPAPSDIPATMQVDYVRVYKEGSGGGNPGNPGNPGTVPVSGVTVTPSTSQVEIGQNVQLTANVAPSGASNKQVNWSVANSNIASVSQSGLVTGIATGTTTVTATTADGNKTSSSTITVVSPPPATIVIGDQVRGLKKTGNNLLFYVNGATFADLHYKINGGGQQNVAMTSAGNGNYTYAVNNVQQGDSVEYFFTYNPGQGALDTPWKTYVHGVTQGTPE; encoded by the coding sequence ATGAAGCGAATTTATGTTACGCAACCCGGTTTCAAGCGGAAGGTGCTTAGTTTGTTACTGGTCCTGCTGCTGTTGTCCGGCATCGGCCAGCTCCCTGCTTCGGGCATCCGTACAGCGGAGGCCGCAGGAACTACAGTTACCTCAATGGCTTATTTCTCAGCGGCAGACGGTCCGGTTATCTCCAAATCAGGTGTCGGCCAGGCGAGCTACGGGTTCGTTATGCCGGTATTTAACGGCGGGTCTGCGTCCTGGAGCGATGTGTCGGATGATGTAGGCGTCAAAGTCAAAGTAAATGGCAACTGGGTTGACATTGACAGCGCAGGCGGCTTTGTCTACAACCAGAACTGGGGACACTGGAGCGACGGCGGACAGAACGGCTACTGGTTCACCCTGTCGGCTACAACCGAGATCCAGCTCCACTCTAAGGCGAATAGCGGGGTTACGCTGAATTATACGCTGGCTTTTCAGAACCTGAACAAGACAACGATCACCGCGATGACACCAACCCAAGGGCCGCAGATTACAGCAGGCTTCACCGGCGGGGCCGGCTTCACCTACCCTACCTTCAATAATGATCCGGCGCTCACCTATGAAGCTGTGGCCGATGACCTGAAGGTGTATGTGAAGCCGGTGAACAGCAGCACCTGGATTGATATTGACAACAATGCAGCCAGCGGCTGGATCTACGACAGCAACTTCGGTCAGTTCACCGAAGGAGGCGGCGGATACTGGTTCACGATCACCGAATCTATCAACGTCAAGCTAGAGTCCAAGACCTCATCCGCGAACGTGATCTACACCCTTACCTTCAATCAGCCCGTCAGAGCTTCCTATGTCCTATCCGCTTATGAAGGCACAGCTTTCACTGCGGATAACAACGGATCTATCGGTTTCCCTTTGCCGAAAATTGACGGGGGCGCACCGATTGGCAGCGAGCTGAACAAATATGTGTATCAGATCAAAATCGGCGGCCAGTGGGTCGATCTGAGCAATTCCGCCCAGAGCGGCTTCGTCTATGCAGGCAACGGCTACAACAATATGTCCGCGGCCAACCAGTGGGGCTATTGGGCCGATTACGTCTATGGACTGTGGTTCCAGCCGATCCAGGAGAATATGGAGATCCGCATCGGCTATCCGTTAAACGGCCAGCAGGGCGGCAATATCGGCAGCAATTATGTGTATTATACCTTCACCGGTAACCCGAATGCTCCGCGTCCAGATGAAAGCGATCAGGAAGATATTACGTTGGGTACTCCGTCAGACCCGGCCGTAGCGGGCATGAACCTGCTCTGGCAGGATGAGTTCAGCGGAACCGCATTGGATACCAGCAAGTGGAACTATGAGCAGGGTTACTATATCACCAATGACCCTAACAGCTGGGGCTGGGGGAATAACGAGTTGCAGCATTATACGAATAGTACGGAGAATGTGTTTGTGCAGAACGGCCAGCTGAACATCCGGGCCAAGAACGATCCGAAGTCCTTCCCGCAGGACCCGAACCGCTATGCACAATACTCCTCCGGCAAAATCAATACCAAAGACCATCTGTCCTTCCAGTACGGCCGGGTAGACATCCGTGCCAAGCTGCCGACAGGCAACGGTATCTGGCCCGCGCTGTGGATGCTCCCGCAGGATGCGGCTTATGGAGCCTGGGCTGCATCCGGTGAGATTGACATTATGGAAGCCAAAGGACGGCTGCCCGGCACGACCAGCGGCGCGGTTCACTTCGGCGGACAATGGCCGGTGAACAAGTACATTGCCGGGGAATATCACTTCCCGCAAGGTCAGACCTTTGCGAACGACTATCACGTATATTCCATGGTCTGGGAAGAAGACAATGTGAAATGGTATGTGGACGGAAAGTTCTTTTTCAAGGTTAACAAAGAGCAGTGGTATTCCGTTGCAGCGCCGAACAATCCTAATGCTCCCTTCGACAAGCCCTTCTATCTGATTATGAATCTGGCAGTGGGCGGACATTTCGACGGCGGACTGACTCCGGCTCCGTCCGATATCCCGGCAACGATGCAGGTCGATTATGTACGGGTGTATAAGGAAGGCAGCGGCGGCGGAAATCCCGGGAACCCGGGCAATCCGGGTACCGTCCCGGTTAGCGGCGTTACCGTAACTCCGTCCACCTCCCAAGTGGAGATTGGGCAGAATGTCCAGTTAACAGCTAACGTAGCACCTTCCGGTGCGTCCAACAAACAGGTGAACTGGAGCGTAGCGAACAGCAACATTGCATCAGTGAGCCAGAGTGGTCTTGTTACCGGAATTGCAACGGGAACCACTACCGTTACTGCAACAACCGCGGATGGTAACAAAACCTCCAGCAGCACAATCACTGTAGTCTCCCCTCCGCCAGCAACCATTGTGATCGGAGATCAGGTGCGCGGCTTGAAGAAAACAGGCAATAACCTGCTCTTCTATGTGAACGGCGCCACCTTCGCTGATCTGCATTACAAGATCAACGGCGGCGGCCAGCAGAACGTAGCCATGACCTCCGCAGGCAACGGCAATTACACCTACGCGGTCAATAACGTGCAGCAAGGCGATTCCGTAGAGTATTTCTTCACTTACAATCCGGGACAAGGGGCGCTGGACACCCCCTGGAAGACTTATGTTCACGGGGTAACCCAGGGAACCCCCGAGTAA
- a CDS encoding aldo/keto reductase family protein, whose amino-acid sequence MEYRKLGASGLSVSEIAFGNWITHGAQVDNDTAKACVHAALDAGITTFDTADVYSDTKAETVLGQVLSGVRRESIELCTKVYQPTGTGPNDRGLSRKHIMEACNSSLKRLQTDYIDIYYAHRFDKKVSLEETFLAFSDLVRQGKVLYVGISEWTAEQITQAAVLARELRVPLVASQPQYSMLWRVIEAEVIQASEREGIGQVVWSPLAQGILSGKYLPNQPVPQGSRASTSAGSPFFERLAGQWLHTEVLTAVSRLSSLAHEAGLTLPQLAIAWVLQNPQVSAAIIGASRPEQVQENVKASGVLLEPDLLSEIDRILEGLVERDPAKTG is encoded by the coding sequence ATGGAATATCGGAAATTGGGTGCTAGCGGCTTATCGGTCAGTGAGATTGCTTTTGGCAACTGGATTACGCATGGGGCACAAGTGGATAATGACACCGCCAAAGCTTGTGTCCATGCTGCATTGGATGCGGGAATTACTACATTTGACACCGCAGATGTGTATTCGGATACGAAGGCGGAGACGGTGCTGGGGCAAGTCTTGTCAGGAGTGCGGCGCGAAAGCATCGAGTTATGTACCAAGGTCTATCAGCCTACAGGAACAGGACCTAATGACCGTGGTCTATCCCGGAAGCATATTATGGAAGCTTGTAACTCTTCGTTGAAAAGGTTACAGACGGATTATATAGACATTTATTATGCCCATAGATTTGATAAAAAGGTTTCGCTGGAGGAGACCTTCCTGGCCTTCTCTGATCTGGTGCGTCAAGGGAAGGTTCTGTATGTGGGGATCAGCGAATGGACGGCGGAACAGATCACACAAGCCGCGGTGTTGGCCCGGGAGCTGAGGGTTCCTCTGGTGGCCAGCCAGCCGCAATATTCGATGCTATGGCGGGTAATTGAAGCGGAGGTTATTCAGGCTTCTGAGCGGGAAGGGATCGGGCAGGTTGTCTGGTCACCGCTGGCCCAAGGCATTTTGTCGGGAAAATATCTGCCGAATCAACCTGTCCCGCAGGGGTCCCGTGCTTCGACTTCAGCGGGTTCTCCGTTTTTTGAACGATTGGCTGGCCAGTGGCTGCACACAGAGGTTCTTACGGCTGTATCCCGGCTGTCCTCACTTGCACACGAGGCGGGGCTGACGCTTCCGCAATTAGCCATAGCATGGGTGCTGCAGAATCCGCAGGTGTCGGCTGCAATCATTGGGGCATCCAGACCAGAGCAGGTACAAGAGAATGTGAAGGCTTCGGGGGTGCTTCTTGAACCTGATTTGCTGAGTGAGATCGACAGAATATTAGAGGGACTGGTTGAGCGTGATCCTGCAAAAACCGGGTGA